In the genome of Diabrotica undecimpunctata isolate CICGRU chromosome 2, icDiaUnde3, whole genome shotgun sequence, the window GGAAGAACATAGTGTGAATGTTGTAGTTTATAATGAAGGAGAGTATATTCGATTATGATTGGATGCGGGTGTGGAGGAGCATGGTGAAATACGATCATAAAGGTTTTCCACTATCCTCTCCTTAACGGCTATAACCAACTACCAACTATATAAAAATAGACCAATCAAACAAATAAGACACGGAAACATTTTTTATGAGCATTCAACATAGAAGCACACAAAGAAATATGATGTTAGCCTAGACGAGAGATACACTTGTACAAGTAATATCAAAAACTTAGACATTTTTTacaattaatagagatgtgaacCTCTATTATCCAAATACTTCACAGATCTTTTCAAGCAAGTCGATAAATGGCGGTATCTGTTCTACcgtcaaattaattttctaatattttcagAAGTCAAAGTCAATTAAGTAAGTCATTGAATGAGTTACTTAATCTGACTTCTGAAAGtattagaaaattaatttgacgGCAGAACAGATACCGCCATCTATAAAGAAAATCTAAAGTAGTGACTTATGTATGTGGGCAACTGAAACATTTgacccacggttcgtagacttactacggttgcctcttccgactggagtggggatgcttgagttacgtcaccagagtacacaagaatacaaaacccatttattatcacagtttgttcgtgggaattatctttcagtttattatttgctttattatttatcgtttcttaaatatctcagtttactttttatttttgtatttgaaattttggtgttgttttctataaaaacttattttgaattatcgaagaaacgttatttattgtagttgtacaTCCTACCTATTGTCTTCGTATCCTTTTATAAACAgggttaaaactttaaaatttcattgtgtattatcgtaataataatgttgatgaaattttagaatgccaggcacaggttgtagtgtgaaggaaaggtattaaaaaaatggaaaaaatagttatgtaattcgctaattcattcaatagttaatCCAGTATTGATGAAAAGTCAGTACACGAGAcaaattttcagtgtaaaatggagattgaagtcctagatttacgtaaatcctgcattaacattgaataaacgttaacaaccggttctgattaattttaagtaccaaactgcctacatatcaacagttttccataattaggtattataaACCATTAgacatctttatttcataactatctttactattttccacacatcaaagacataaaaacgacgattaacaatgttacgattcaaattactgtactctcttgacgtaatttcgggcttaatgttcattggttagtcggaagaggcaaccgtagtaatcTACGAACCGTGCATTTGACCATTTTATAAGTGTTACATCTCATAAGTCATTTTTAGGGAAAATGTGACTAAAGGCGGAGTCCCATGTATCCGATTTCCGACGACACGATGATCCGAAAGTATTCTCATTGGTCAGAATCGAATCAGAATATTTTCGCACCGAATTTCATCTGAAATTTTTAACTACGCTTCGGACATCGGATAAAGatgaaattattttaactttttccgATAAAACGGATGTTTTATAACCTAATTGTATTCCAATAGTTTAACATCTGTACATTCAATTTATTGAAGCATGAATTTTAATCGAAGAAGCTATGTTCGTAAAGTTAATAAAACGCTATTATTATATCTACTTCGTTTAATTCGCAAAAAAACAAAACGTACAattcagcaaagaaaatattggattcGTGAAATATTTAAGCAAAGAAAGTCACAAGGGGCTTTTAATATTCTATTGCAGGAAATGAAGCTAAATGATGTTGATAAATATTGCAGTTACCTTAGAATGCCTAATTGCACATTGCATAAGTTATTGAGTCTACATAGTTTCTTTTACGTTATCCATAATAAACTGAATAATTGAAAGCAGGAGAAGGGATTATTTCCGCATTGGATGCAGTGCGGAAATAATCCGTTCTGCTGTTTTACCACCCAAAAGTGGTAAAACAGCAATTACCAGCCAAACatataaacaataaacaaaaaaacgggtgtggcagtccagtgggactgccgatagaatttatacttctatacatgcgttcgccgttacaaatttatatggaagtcaatctgcacaatcattacatatgtaatgctataggtaagagagaacagaaagagtaacagaattaggtatataggtatatggtgcatcgtttgctgtatataaacaacatttgacctgtaataggagtatagtaaatgaaggattgaatcaatattttgatgaaaatgtatatttttattttcatatatgtatgaaaggagttgactgcaaaaaaatattttttacacatactctgcagtaaaattcattgtttattttgttattaatataaaaatacaatacaatacactgcaacatgattcaatataataattcaatacaaattaaaatgtaatattcataagtatttaaaaatgacaatatacataacttacttacgcatatgtttaatttaccatgataataatattaataaaaaaataataataatattaataaatattaaatatatttacaaaaggaacatttttattctcgagggagaaagagagagaaaatatatcttctgtctctctcttacctgtatcttacatatgtaatgattttgccgatacactcccgtacaaatttccaacgtctaACGCGCGTATAgtagtataacttcaaaaaatgtttgtggaagataaaaataaaaaaccatcaactcggattatgttataaattttcattttattttgaaatttcgcatttttgcgtatattacatatatttaataagattaacatggggtttttaagtatttcaaaaataaaaaaggaaattcgtattgggattcgaactaACATATACCAGCGTTTGAACAAAACAcgcaaaaaatttgccaattagacataacaGAAATGTATtgcaaaattgacagttctcggtcatacactCTCGAGACAGAAacagagagagaaaatatatcttctgtctctctcttacctatatcttacatgtGTAATGATTTTGctgattcactcccgtacaaatttccaacgtcgaactaGCTTCCAAATAGCAACTACGAAAACAGACAATTTTCGTATGTCGGATGTCGGAAATCGGATACATGGGACTCCGACTTTACACCGTTTGGCTTCTGAAGCATTCAGTCCTACTTGATCAAAGCGCTATTCAATTTAGTCCCTTGATTTAGTGACTGGCTCAAGCCACTTGACACGTGTAAAGGCGGCATTATTTATAGCACTTCGGTGCCGTAGACAACGATTTGGTATTGTTTACTGTCaataaaagaatattttatttgttaaaagaCAATTAATAAATTTCGCctacttataaaacaaatattttttaggtgTATCAGTATCAACTAGCATATTAACCATTACGGCAATGTCGTTGCACCGATATTTTGCCATTACTAAACCGTTATTTGGATTGATATACCCTTCTTTTAACCGATGCGGTACAACtactcttattatttttttatggatTCTTTCCATGATAATTTTTTCACCAGTATTATGGGTCAATCAACTAGAAGAGGATGTTTTTCCTACTTTTTCGAATGACATAATAGTATATTATTGTAAGGAAGATTGGAAGGATTTCATCATTTCACGCAACGTAATGGGGATTttatggtttgtttttgttttcctcATACCAGGTAAgttcttataaacaaatatataaaaaaaagtacaATAAAGAGCACTGAAAAgcacatataaaaataaattgtgttattttgtgttttattattgtGGTATGATGGTGGTTTTGTGATATCGTTTTATAATATTCATAAGTAAATTTTTGACGCGACGCCATCGCATTCGGTATAAGCATGACTAAAAGCCTATTCTATGACAGGTATTTATGGTAATAGTGAGAAATTACTCTGAAATTTCAGATCATATGTTTAATGGTTCCAGACCACTGTTGGAGATGATGATAATATCTGAGTGAATATGTCTGTCTTGTCAAACTACCTGTTACTTAACCCTTTGACGccggaattattttttttttatcttttaacaagtttttttttgtttttatataaaatcattatttttaataacaatgtattgtattttttatttttttatcagctAACAAAGGCTATAGACTGTGTCATAAGTATTAGGACACTAGGTGTcgattaataaaatattttcaaaagtatAACTTTATTTTGAATGCTATAAagagaaacaatttttttttgtcgttAAGGCATAGTCCTACATTACATGTTGAACAGCTCCAGGAAGACGAGTGTGGTTCTTTTCGAGCGCTGCAAAGGGCACATCTCTTTGGTTTCATGTGAATAGGCATATGTGCACATTTACCAAATTGGACTTCTAAGGGTGCCGTGCGCTTGAAGTGGTTTACATCAGTGTCATTAGCTCTTTTGCGTCCTCTTCTTGGTACGTCAGGTTGGGCGCCAATAAGTCCGTTTATGACTGCTAACCTAAACATCTTCAGCGTAAGCGATTGTCCATCggatctactactactactactataggtttacagcgttctccgacgccttccgactcctaaccgccattcttctctattctgccataggcctggagggatttctctttcctctagttctttttaaattccctctctccagctttttctcggccttcctcttttccttctcccttgtggtgtccacgtcaaaatctgttttggaatcctgtcatctggcattctctgtacatggccgtaccatattaactgttttgtttgtGTAACTGTCCATCGGATCtacttttgaaaataataaaggGGTTTACTAGCGACACGTCCAAAAAATACCAAAAGATACTGTCGATTTTCTGTCAACTTCATAAATTGACTTTGGCATATCCATTTTGTCTCAACAAAACCCATGTTAGCATTATAATCCTTGAGTAGTATTGGACAAACGATGTCCTCCATAGTACCATCTTTTCTCTTCCTAGACACTGTTCCAATATGTTCGGGATTATGATAATTACTTATAAACAAAACATCCTTTCGGTCTTTCCATTTCATAAAAACTATACCATCTTTGCTAACTCGCCAATCCGACTCCACTCTCGCTAATTAATTGTCCGCTATTATATCCGTTGGTGTGTTCTGTCTTCCCTTTCTTATTGTTCCACACGCGTAAATTATGTCTTCGCGTAAGTTTTTCATTAGTTCCACAGAATTAAAGAAATTGTCAAAATAAACTGTATGGCCCTTTCCTACCAATTTACGAGTAATATCTTTTAGGACTCTAGctcctaatttttttttctgtcgtATCACCAACTTTTCCTGTATAAAAATCGAACTGGCATACAAATCCGGATTCGTCGGCCCTGATCCAGACCTTGTAGCCCCTTTTTACGGGCTTTATTGGTAAATATTGATATTGGTAAGGAACTACGTCCTTTAAATTTTATCATTGACTCGTCTATTGCTTGATTCTCTGAGGGATTATAACAAGCAAAAAACGATTCTGATAGATGTTTCAGTAAAGGCCTAAGTTGATATAGTTTGGCATAATTGGCCTCATGTCTTTTAGGTTGAAGAGAATTGTTGTTTAAATGCAAGTTTTTGAGCAACCACACAAACCGATCTCTTGGCATACAAGAACTAACATACACATCTCGAAGATCCGCTCTGGAAGACCAGTAGTCTCTCAGACTAGGAAGTCCCTTTATTTCCATTAATAAATTCATTGCTAAGAATACCCGCATTTGTTCTGCATTGGTTTGTGTAAATCTATTCTTGTCACCGTCGCTATTTTGGACCGCATATAGATTGGTTTGACAGACAATATTATCAATAAGGTCCTTTGTAAAGAGTTAAAGAAATATATCCGTAGGAAAATCAATATTGTCTGGTATATTGGGGCCGACtggttcattaaatttttttcatagGGAATGCAATTTGGGAGTCTCTAGTCCAAATTGTATTTGAAAGAAAATATTTCCTTTTACGTATATCCAACGGAGTATCATCATCGTCACTCTTATCTGCTTCAATTTGGTTTGTCTCTAAGACTTCCTCAAGTTGGCTTTCCTCTGAAACGGAGTCTTCAAAGATAATGCAAAGACTCTATATCAAAAATACTTTGAATCATATTTGTTGTTAAATCTGTTTTCTCATCGTCATCGGAGCTGTCATCAATATTTGAATCTACATCATATGGAATGTCTTCAATAAGAGTAAAGATTTCCTCTTGAGACATACGTTCCAGATCGGCCTAGgaatgtttatttttgactgaaacaAAAAAGCATGCATTTGCTTTGCGTACCAGCACTGCCACCACCATAATTACAAGGTgtaaaatgtactaaattattcaATGAACATTACCacacaaatacaaataaataatataggttacctatacaatatatttttagaaaaacttaccggccattttattaaaaatcttgaaaaaccCATAAATATTACAGCACCACCAATCACGTGCTAAGCCACTGTAAACACACCACTATAAAAATATTACCAACGCAACGGTCAGCGAAACAAAATTTGATGTATGAGTTGTTGGAGGGGATCTCGACAATCCACGTATTGACTGTGTCTAAGCGCAAGGAACACCAAGCTACagcataaaaattgtttaaaatgtgtcTTAACGCTTAGCCCACCAGTACACAAAGGGTTAACTTCAGGTTTTTAAAGCTATAAAAGTATTTTTGCATGGAAAGTCTCTCTCTTCAGACGTGGAAAGAAAAAGGTTGTAATTGAGATCATTTTCTAATTTTCGAACATATTTTACTCTATGACTTTTCTGGGTATCGCTATCTTTATTGTTTGATAAAAGAAGTACTAGCTCCTTTAGCAGGACTATCCGTTATTTTTTTTCCACCACTTTTGtgacaaagaagaaaataaaacatCCCCTTGAACGGTCTTTTTCTATATTGCAGTTTGCAgtgacttttttatttattattcttagctgtttttggcttattttattatttgtcttctTAAGCTGAAAAGATCCTGTCCACATTCTCGTTTGCAAACCATGTTTGTTGAATCATAGATTGATTACAAAAACCTTCTTTTTTGAACCAGCAATATTAGCTGTTATAGTTTATGTTATAGCGGTGGTTATAGTAATATAAATTGTTTTTAGGGTTAATCATGTTATTTGCCTATTTTACTATGGGTAAAGTACTTTGCTGTGGTACACAATTTTATGAAGATTCCACTTCTACGTATCAGGTACGTTAAACACTTATATTTATAGGGTTGGAAGAACAAGAAATGAACAAATAGCAAGGATCAGTAATGCAGAATATTGTGTAAACTCTTTAACATATTTACCAGAGTTTCTGTACTTAGAACTGCTAGATAAACGTTTAGAACTAACTTACAatcttttatttttgaataaaaaaaacatttgagaCCAGTTTACATTGGGATATAATAATATTTGTCGATAAAACAACGCAACTGTGTAAGAGTATCTGCTATAGAATATTTGAAAGAATATCATCATGTGTACTAAGACATTTGTTGCGATACATGCAACCGTAATTTAATATtacattcatttttttaaatattgttataaaCAATGTACAGGGTTCGTCAAACCTCTGGTTTTCTTTTGTTTCAGCTAAACTATGGAGtaaagaaaaaatgtttcaaacaaaacTGATGTATATCACAAATATCTATAATATATAATTAGTTTCGACTATCATTTAAAagcattacatttttatttatcagTAAAATCCTAGATGTTCAATTCTTCCATTCTTCAATTCTTCAATTTCCAACCACGTATATGTATTCCACACTAATTTAGAACTTTTAGAGAGAAAGACTAATACGGACAAGAAAAAAAGTAGCTTGCATTCTTCTTTTGTTAGCTCTAATGTTTGCAATTTGCTGGATGCCGCATCATATTGCAAATTTGCTTAATGATACTGACGTCCAAGAAGGTGATCTAAGCGACACGAATCCTGATGaaaatgattttcaaaataagttAATAAAACTGAAGGACTTAAAACGATATTTACTTCTTCTTGGCCATTTAAATTCCGCTTTGAATCCGATCGTATATGTGGCATTAtcaaaaaaattcagaaaatcaATACAGGAGTTATTCTGCAAAGGAACTTGTGAAAGTCAAAAAGAACTCACTCGGGTTAGTACTTTATTTTACACCTTGGAATAATAGTGTGTCTAAATTCCGCCCCAACTGTTTTTGaaccataaaagaaaaaaaaaataaactttcctataattaaatatggacagatgccattttgaagaattattttaaataggaatttATGGCAATCAGCAtcttattttaaaactttttaagcGTTCCTAGATTTTACTCAAAAATTCAACAACATATGTTTTATAGTTTACAAAATAATTGGGGCAGcagaatttataaattttaattagcaACATTAGGAATCTTAAGATTTCCTACTTCATTCATTTTTACCACTGCTCTAATAAATTGGGGTGGCTAGCTGtaataatttaggattgaagctgtaAATAAATCTAGTAAACCCCTCCaatgaattgtctccactctaataaaggctgtcaccattgtagaagacgtctgtctcaatatccttatcaatgcatctacaattcttaggggatacttatccctgcgagcggggcaaggcttactggttccactagtctggactgactggttccgccctcgtggatttacaagagggtagggaaatTTTTGGaaggaaggggattaaggacttctcggtctcaggtcctgcaaagagtgagaggctatgggcttacgttagaagccggagcactgcataagcgaaatgtgtatctcttctagtctctacctgtaacggctaggaataacaaaaacaaatttcgagtttacaatgtattaaatagactgtacactacaaaatatcagttatgaccaataatgttcgatcaggcgcgaagacagacgagaagagacaaagcaaggaattaaaggtcggacaattccgtatcattagatataccttgggttagtatatagatcttagttaccttagcgtatttaggctctagctaatgaatacgcctccagtcctacagggatttGAGATCACGAACCTTtgaatctccagttgc includes:
- the LOC140433521 gene encoding orexin receptor type 2-like, translated to MNETNKTHINIPSDLEEKIWKSFAINNFVVIGLYIPVLIVAATANLLFIAIVIKHRYMRRASTYLLINLSIADLLITLFAMPSAMWSAYTPLYSLGKYGCKILTYIECVSVSTSILTITAMSLHRYFAITKPLFGLIYPSFNRCGTTTLIIFLWILSMIIFSPVLWVNQLEEDVFPTFSNDIIVYYCKEDWKDFIISRNVMGILWFVFVFLIPGLIMLFAYFTMGKVLCCGTQFYEDSTSTYQRERLIRTRKKVACILLLLALMFAICWMPHHIANLLNDTDVQEGDLSDTNPDENDFQNKLIKLKDLKRYLLLLGHLNSALNPIVYVALSKKFRKSIQELFCKGTCESQKELTRVTLMKLNTLRNPYTQDSRSTTTHAKKLDERDASNGTAH